In Nymphaea colorata isolate Beijing-Zhang1983 chromosome 10, ASM883128v2, whole genome shotgun sequence, the genomic stretch TTACTCCCAGCAGCATCTTGAAGTCAGATGCTCTGATGGCATGGAGAGGCATTTTGACAAAATGCTTTAGAGTTGAACTTCTTGGATTTCCAAGTTTTCAAGAGAGCTGGATCACAAAAATTGAAGACCTTAAATGGAGCTTGATGGATAAATGCTCCGATCTTCTACTCATATTTGGCTGATGAAGGAAAACACTTAGAAAATTCAAAGTGCAAAAACAATTCTATTTCGAATGGCAAAACTTGTTGGACTTGGAGAAGCCCTTGTTGCAGTTTGGCTATGCCTGTGCTTTTATGATGTGCGACCTCTCAACAGTTTTTAGCATTCATTACCttttatcattttccttttctcctcagATATCTTCTTCCGACTTATCCcatttcttcctcatctttAATTTGGACATCTCTGTCCTACGCCTGTACATATTCGCTGCTTCCATTCCTTGAATGCTTATTGATGTTTTCCCGAAGTGATTGGTGATGCCCATAAAGATTATCTTGTCCATGGACCCATCCACGTAATACAGTTATAATTCTTGAAACCCTGAAGCTCAGGAATCGTGGCAATGTGTTTGTGCCCTTGCTCAGCATTGCCTCTGCTGTGAAGAAGGATAATTGGAGTTACAGGAAGGTTCAATGTGCTGGTGTGTTGACAGATAGCACGTTTTGATGGTGATTGAATTTGCTACTCTTTCACTGTTGCGGGATGGCTATCAATAATATAGCTAGTTGAGCGGTGATGCTAAGTACTGTTTACGAGGATTCTACGGTGGAGACCGCGTGTTTGATGAATTACTAGAAGGCGTTACCAGAGAAGTGTTAGTGAtccctttcttttttagttACAATGGACGCGCTGGCCTTATGTTCTGTAAGGCATAAAAGTGGCAACTTGGCCCCTTCTTAGTTGGAGTTCTCTTGTCAGATATGTAAGCCATATGCCATCATATGGGATATCTGCTAGTTGACCGGAATTGCAAGTTATGCTTTTAGCAGCAAACCTTACCACCCTGCTTCTTTGATTTTCTATGTATATTCTCCCAAGCTTTGATCAGTAACAGAAATATTAAGTAGCAGGATTACtgtacttttttaatttttaagtacTTTGTGTGCCTACTTTCATTTGCATACCTGGTAGagccttttgttctttttgagTTTGATGTGATTGAACCTCAAGTTTACGCGATACTTCTTTTTTGATCGATTGTTGCTAGTGTCATCTGGATTCTCTCGTCCATGTTGTTCAAGTTCGATGTTGGTCTGGTTCGAGTAGCACCATCGTTAATATATTTGGAATTTTTCTTATTGGTCTCATGCAACAAAAAGCGAGGATTTTTTAGAAGCGGATGCCGTTGGTTCAATGGAATATAGCGAGTATTAATTGCTACTTTCACATATTTGATACTGGAAGTTTTGGGGCTGATTTTATTGACATAGCAGTCTATGGGCACCGAGTTTTTTTCACTTGAATGGtgattgttttatgaatttgtggTAACGGTCGAACGCCTGCGTCCATATGCAACCCTGATGCTGGCTTGCTTAGCTTTCTGAATATTATTCCTTTCATTTGACTTAATGATGCAACCATCTAGTGCGGGGTTCCGTCGGCGTCCCACTAGACGGTATATCTGGCGACTCAGTTTTGAAGCCTGAAGATTTTCCCAAAATACAGAATCTATTAATAAAGGCCACCGCCCACCTCGGTTCTTTGGTAACAACTTAGCCTGAAATCATGGTTCTGTCCGTCACCGTTAAATTGAGTTGTGTCTATTCTGATCTCTCATACTCGTTTCTTGTTTGGCAAATCTCACGGCCTTCCTGTTTCTTGGAGACGTGCGTGTGAGCATACGTGTGAACGGCATTATATAGCCATTCAATGCCGCTGTCCATTTTCGTAAGACCGTGGATCTCTAGCCACGACTCTGATGGTTGGCGGGCAAGGGGGCTGGTTCATCTTTGACCAGGCTGATAGAGAAGTGTACCTACAACATCCCCGAAATAACTGGACACAAAAGAATTCGTTTGAGAGACCTTCTTTTGGCCCTTGAGTATAGGATTGCCATTCCTTGGTTTGAGTAGACAACTAAGAAAAGACACTGTGGTCAGAATTGGTCCCCTTTTTGCGAACTCAGAAATCTGAACATCTGTATTCAGGACAACCGAAACTAGAGTTTTTGTTGAAGGTAGGAGGTGCATGAAAAGATCTTCCCCATCTTCTAAAGCCCACGCGCTGTTAACTCGGTTGGCCGTGCTGTACTTGATTCTTGCCCGTGGCTTCTGTGGCCTTCTACAGTTTGATCTTTAAGCAACCCAATGTCTAAATATCTACCCTTGCATCTCCCACAAAACTATAAGTTTCTCCAGCTTCTATCTTTTTAAATCTATACTATCTTTTATTCTATCGAGTGATGAGATTATAGACTTTATTGATATCAAACACGTTACTCGGATGTTCTAGGCACACACGTGCTGCGGAATGGTGTTGTGCGGTCCTAAAGAGTCCGTCACCTGAATCGGCTCACCTCCCCCTGCACTCGCCGCTCTTAAGAATGAACAGGCATGAAGTATTTGATTGTTTGAACTGCTGGTACAGTTCCGTTGGTGTACCTTTTCCAAGGTGCACTTTCACTCTATAATTGGGTGACGAAAGTTAGAGCTCTCTCTCTGATTTTCTTCACTTGGTCTCAAGGTGTAAACCTTGTATGATGGTGGAAAGGAAAAGAGTGCTGGACTTTCTCTCAGCGTGTTTGATGTGAAATatccaaaaatataaaatttcaaaaacaaaatcgcAAAGATCAGATGTTcgaataaaattttaagattgaATTTCAGGGATCTATATTCAACCTAGACATAAGAAaacaactactttttttttttctttttggaacttGCACTTCCTAAACATTTTACATCAACGGATGATATTTGGGAGAGTTGATACTATTTTTGGAAAACCTTAAAGATAATCAGTCAACCTAAACGTTGTGTTAGACTTTTGAAAGAACCAGAAACTTTAAGACACCAGACGATCCAAATGTTGGACGGCAGAATCCATAGACCCCTATTTCGGGCATCATTTTAATGTGGTCACCCAGGACACCTGCCCACTAGCATTCAAGAGTTCCCCCGTCTTTTATTACTTACACCAACAGTGGCAAGACACAGCTTCAAATGTCGCAACTGCAAATAGAGACGTACAATTTGCACACTGCAAGTTTTACAAAGAAAACATTCCAGCACACAAATTGAGTACTCGAAATAACTCCATGCTTTGCAATCAAATCAAAGCAGCAGCTCCAGGCAGAATAACCAGTAACTTTTCCGAACATAATATCATCTTTCCGCAGGAAACTCCAGCCCAGGCATGACAGAGAGTTGATTTGCCATGAAGTCTTCATGTTAAACCTTGTTTGGCAAAGGCAAGAAGTTGCTGCTTTGAAATCAAGGAAGAAATGGGTGCTGTGAGGGAAATTCCTTCCTCTGTTTCAGGTATGTCCTGTACAAAAGTTGTGTAACAAAGTATCCCATCAGGTCCTTAATGGGTAAAACATCCAATTTCATTGGTAAAGGGCGCTGCAGCATCCGTGAGGAGGAAAATGCTATAGGCCAAGTTTCGAGGTAGGAATGATGAGAAAATGGCACACACTGAGTCTATGACAATACAGAAGCACAATTTTGCTCAGTGCAGGGAACAAAGTCCAGTAAGCTGCTATTTGCAAGCAGTCACTGAAGCTAGAGCAAGTAGCAAGTTCTTTCTGGCAATCCAACctaaaatgaaataatgaatgaTATGAGGATTAAGGAAGTTTACACTCACCTTGCAGCAACTGCACCACCAAGTGAAACCGTTGCCATCATCAGAGCTAGAAATGGCGCCTTGACCAAGAAAGGATGGCTTTTGCCAGTGCCTCTTGGAACGCCAGTTCTCACCACTCTTACATAAGAGGCTGCATACACACACAATCTATTGACAAACTGTATTGAAAAAAGAAGTGCATATTGAGGAAGAGGGGAGCAAACCTTGCGCTGGGGAACAATATCTTTGGTCTGTAAATGACAGGCAAGCAAATGTCAGCAAAGTCAGCCAAGATCTTAACAGAAAGTTAAATAGTGTCGCTAAaacagattttgaatttggttaTGCTGTAAAAAACAAGATGGTGGTAGCCAAGGTGTGAGTCTCCTACCAACCAGTAAGGACGAGTAAGCTTCAGATATCTGCATATGTAGAGAGATGAGTGAGACTTGATCATCGATATGGACCATATGGTATCATCTATAACTGGAAttaaagttgagaaaaaaagaccTTTATATGCTTGTATAGATGTTAATTGGACTCTATACAATGACATTTGAGagtgaaaaagaagacaaaaaggTAGAACAGCAAAAGATATTCAAGACCAATCTCTCAAAGACTGGTTTTCAGATAGGCTATAGTACTTGGCTTCAAGCTCAGATGATGCAGGGCAATAAGGAATGTACAGTCGAAAGTCTGAAAATCAAACAAGTATTCATGGTAGATAAGTGCCACTTGACTCATTTCTTACACGCGATAAAAGAGTGTCTGTCCATGGCCGGGTTATTGGTAATTTAACAATTTGCACAAATAGGTAGaggaaatttcaaaatttaccaaCTTGAAGTTTGATTCTGCCATGGACTTTTGGAGTGCTGGAAAACGGTCGGGGTGTGTCTCCCATGCCTTTTGTTTATAAGCTGCCTTAACCTGCATTGATCAATACattagaaaaagaagatgacaTAGAATACCAGCATATAAATTTGTGCATAGATCATGGTTTTAGATGTAAAAGCtaaaattcaagaatcaataACGAGTGCAAGAAGGAAGAATTAGAAGAAAGTTTCACTTACATAGGTTCATCAAGAAATTATCTCTTTAAAGGATAAAATACGTACCATGAGGATAAACCAGAATTCAAACGTCAATCATGAATGGCTTCAGTTGGAAAGAATTTAAATGTCATAAATCTAAGGTTTATCAAACTGACGAAGACACCAAATCATAATAACAAAACACAGTTTTGAAGAACCTCGGGATTTTCTGTTAGGCAAAGGATACCCTTCTCAGCAAACATTGGGATTTACACATTATCATATATAAGGGAAACGATAAAACAGTTTGCAGCACAGAAATGCCACCACTGACGCCCAAAACTATCAAGAGCTCCTTCATCCTTTTTTGCAGGTTTGACATTATAGATACTTGGAAGATGATGATGACTAAAATAGAATCGTGCAATCTCGATATACTCTTAAGATAGCAAAGCAGGAGGACAGCACTGTGGGATTTGAGTCTTGTAACCAAATACGTATGATCAACTTAACTATCCTCCGTATACTCTTGATTTGCAGCTTGAACAACTGAAAAGTATATTAAACCTCCAACCATGCTAGCTAGGGAGGAAAACACAATCACATATAGGAGGACATGCTATGAAACAGAgcaattgaaagagaaaaagagaaaaaactaaaGGGTCGTCACAACGGTAGAACTATGCAAGCACCATTAATAAAAACTGTGACAGGTTTGTTCTCCAGGGAGGCGATAAACAGCATCTACCCATTCCGGCACGCAATTTAAATGTTTTGAACAAAAATTACATACAAAAGCAACATGGCCAATAAACATTCAAATTCCAGAATCCCTAAACTTGTCAACCCAAAATGACATCATACCGCAAGGATAGAAGAAGAAACTTGGTACATATCAACTAAATTAACCATGAGACAGAAAGAGGAGAGATACTGATTTGTTACGCTGGACACCGTTTGACACCCAAAAATTCAAGACCAGCAAGCAATCTAGAAGAGCATTTGGGAACACTCCAATTACCCAGGAAAAGCTGTGTAACACGGAAGATAATTTGTTGTTCTCCTGCCTGTCAAGAATTCAATTGCGTTCAAGACTGGCATTCCAAACTTATCTAAACTTTTCCGGGTATGTCAGGAGGAACAAATTACCACCTGTAACTAGGAAAGAGCAATAGAAaactcttcttctctttcactGAGATTACCTGGGAAAGCGTGGGGTGAGAATTTGGAGGAAAGCCCAGGAGTTTCTTTGCCTCACCGCCATGCATGGTCGATTCCCCGCCAGAagaacagaagagagagagagagactcccTCCCTCTCCGTTTAATTTGGAAAGTTCCTGTTTGTACTGCAAAAGCCtatacgtctctctctctctctctctctccccccacttCCGGGGCAGTACAAAGGTCCTTCTCTACAAGTTGGTCACATGGACACCGATACGTAAAATTCAGGACTCCCTAGCCTACGAATGTGAATATATACGATTGACGGATATGTAAATATTTGTACTTTTCACAAATATAGTACTTTAGATTTTGAAtatttatccaattttttttacaaacaaaTAATGTATGCATTATAATTTCAATAACTTGAGAAGTAATTCTGTCAAAATAGCAAACAAGTAGCATAGCACCATTGGGCATTGCTAAGAACATGAGGAAAACGTCTGATTTATGGTTTCTTTTACAATAACTCACACTTAATCTTTTGTAGGAATATCCAAAATTGCGCCTAccacttgagttttttttactaGATTTAGCTACTAAATTTGGACACAAGAAAGTggctaaatgaaaattttgacaagttcAAGCATGTTACCTCACAACAAATTTAGGCCcgtctttaaaattttttaattaagcTATCTGTCCTATCAGGCGTAACCATAATTATTCCAAGTTATATTATAACACAAAATTTAGTACAAGCCATTAAGCGATGGTGCAGTACACGAGTTATAGCGAGATCTAATCACGTGCCCGTGTGAAGTTATCCTACAAACACTGTCGGCAGTACAAAACGTTGTACTCCATTCATCAGGTCCATCACTTAAAGGTTGAGATGTCAGTGAATCAAATCTAGATCGCATGTAACTGCTACTAAATCCCAATATTCAAATATTGCATAATTCAATGCGCAATAggatatatattcaaataaagAAGTACAAAATCACATATGCTTCCAGTATGATTTTTATATCTATACAAATTTGGACGTTTATGGGATTCaataagaaaaacttttttAGAAAAGCTGTATCCAATTACTCTCTGAATGCAGATTTTCTTATGAAAACTAAATAATTGAACTCAGCGTGACATTGGCCCGATCTTAGATGGATTCGATTTGGATGAAAGCTCACTTACAAGACGAACTAGCTAGAAATCCGGCACCAAACATATTCCAAACGTTTAGTTAACTACTTAATTAATCTTTTAAAAGGATCCCGGCCGGCTGGCCATGGCGTAAGAAACGACCCACCCATTTCATATGAGTGTCTAAGAAACACCGTTGGATTGACAAACTTGTGCAATCAAATATAATAGATCTTAAGAAGCACGATAGTATTCTATCATTCCTGAGAATATCCTTCTACCTTAAATTCCCGTCAAGAGGCCTATATAAGATTGTAACGCGTTACACATCCTTCCTGCTTTCCGCAAGTTCCAGGTCATAAGGATCATTTGTCATCTGGCCAATGATCTGCGATCTGGATTTGTAGTTGACAGTAATGCTTTATTCAAagatataaacataaaaaatgatagTCACGTAACTACAGGTAGTATTGTTTTCCCTATCTTctgttttttggtgttttttttttctctctgttgtGACTTCATAGGTAGCTAAAGGTTATTCTTCCTTCAATCATATTCATCTTGTTAGGGAATTCTTAGTCACCAATGACAGAAACCCACCGACCACCGTCAGTTTATATCTAAATGACAAGGACGTCGTCTCGTTGCTTATGATCTTTTGGTACTTCTATTCAACACGGTCCAAACTCCCATCCTTTGAACCTGAACAGCCACTCTGAAATGATTCAGACTTCAAAATCAATTCGTTCCCATTCTTCACCAGTAATCCTTGCAAGAACAGTTCCCCTCTCTGAAATGATGGAAGCGGTTCCTGTCCCTGACAATGATCTCTCTGTCAAAGAGCTTCGATATTAGTTTTGTAGCACTGTGACAATCTGGACAGACCCTCAAATTCTTTGTAATTCGAATTGTATCTCCAGATCTTGTGTGTAGCAATCCAAATGCAATTGCAAGTTTCTCACTGTGATAATGCAACGGGCTTTCCTTTTCATCTTCACTCAGGTCGTGCAACACGCCCTTAGTTTCAGGAACGTATCCTGCCGATCTAAGACGGGAAGACATTTCAGTTAACATTGAGTAAATCTCCCTAGATTGAGTATGGGCCCTGTCTCCTGCAATGAATTCATGTACAGCGCCATTTAATTCTATCATAGAACAGCCAGGTGGCTTGCTGACCCCTCTGTCATTCATCATCTTTCTAACACTAGCAACATCATCCCACCGGCCTACTGATGCATACAAATTTGCTAAAAGTATGTATCGCCCGCTATTGTGAGGCTCTAGTTCAATAACTTGCTTGCCAATGGCTTCCCCCAGTTTAACGTTTCCATGAATCGTGCAAGCTCCAAAAAGGGCACCTAATACACCAGCATCAGGCTTCATGGGCATCTTGTCTATAAAATCTTTCGCTTCCTCTTGCAGACCAGCTCTGCCAAGCAGGTCAACCATGCAACCATAGTGCTCCATCTTAGGTTTAATACCATAAATCCTCGTCATGTAATCAAAATAGTAGCGCCCTTCTTGGACCAAACCAGCATGGGCGCAAGCATTGAGGACAGCCACAAAAGTGATATCATCAGGAGTCACCATCTCTTCTTCCATCTCATTCAAAAGATCAAGGGCTTCTCGACCCTGCCCATGAACAGCAAGCCCAGAAATCATACaattccatgaagaaatgcGCTTCTTTGGCAATCCCCTAAAAACTTCAAATGCTTTCTCCAAACACCCGCATTTGCAATACATACCAATGACCGATGTTGCCAGCTTCATATCCAATTCCATCCCGCTCTTCTCTATGCATGCATGGATCCACTTCCCCTGATCCAATGCTCCCAAGCTTGTACATGCTGACAACATGGTAGCAGCAGCATACTTGTCTACACCTATTTCTGCTTGCATCCGTTCGAAAAGTGCAAATGCCTCCTGAAATCTACCATTTTGAACGTATGCAGCTATCATAGCATTCCAAGACACGGAGTTTCTCACAGGCATTTCGTCAAACAATAGACGGGCTTCATCAACACGGCCGCATTTCGCGTATCCAGAGAACATTGCCGTCCACGAGACCACATCCCTCTCGtccattttatcaaacaatCTCCGAGCCCCATCCAGTTCCCCACAAGTAGTATACAGATGAATCAAGTTGTTCTGAGCATACAAATCCGACGCGAACCCATGCTTGAACACATGGGCATGCACCTGCTTTCCCTCCTCAAGACGGTGCATGTTACAACATGCTTGCACGACGGGCGGGAACGTGTATCTGTTTGGCGTCACGGAGCGAGTTACCATCTCTGAATAGAGGTTAATGCACGAGTCGTCGAGGCCAGACTGAAGGTGGCCTCGAATGAGGGTGTTCCAAATGAAGGAATCAGGACGGGGAATTTTGTCGAACACTTGGAGCGCGTATTCCAAACTGCCAGAATCCGACGAGGCACAGAACTTAACGACTCGGCCAATGGCATCGTTGTCGTCAGCGAGGCCGACTTTGATGAATTGGGAGTGGATTTGCTTGAGCTCATCCATGGTGGTGCATGATGCCAGCGTCGTGGTCAACTGGCGGCGGTCGATGGGCGGAGGAGGAGAGAGGACGCTCGGCGGGGAGCCCGTGGAGAGGGCGTTGCACATCATCTTGGCTCCGTCTACGTCCGCACGCTCGAAACTAGTTTAGTCACATTAATATGGAAGAACACGGGTTAGACATTTGACAGAATCCGCACGATCACATTGTTTTAAGTATGGCGGATGGTGAGCTAAAATGTCAGTATTAATGTGTTCCAAACCCGTAGAGAATTTCGAATAGGAGAACAATTCGACTGGATCCGCAATTATGTCCAATCTTTTCCAGTCCTCTTTCGAGTTTCCCGCGTTCTCCAGCGGGCGAGGAATAACAAAGGGTTGGGGCTTCCGGTTCGAGCATGGTAGGCCGGTCGGTGATATCTCAGCCGGCGTCTTCGCCGTCGCCGTCAGCCGTGTCGAGCATGCGAGGTACGTCGCATCTCCCCTTTCTTTCCGACTTCTCTACTTGCATGTTTTCTCATCTTCAGCATGAATTTGGGGAATTAAAGGATATTCTCAACTTTTCAATTcgttctctttttatttctgtccttttcttttctgaatttcttGGGGATTAATGTCATGGGAGGAAAGTTGAAGAAACACAAAGCAGATAAGAAGGATTACGATGGGGTTTGGTTTGCTTCCGTGCGttgttatctttttcttcatcattcgTGGTTTCCCTTTTCGATTTGCTACTTGAGGGGCTTCCGGTTTTGGATGCTGGAAGAACGCTTGCATAGATTTTGTCTGTTGACCTGTTTGCTCGCACTGTTCTTATACCGTTCAGCATCTTTCTGCGCTGTGCGAATTATGTTTGGAGCGCACGATATTgtcttctttttaatttatctttttcCGCGAGGTGGTTGTGTTGCTGGACGAGGATAAGTTTACTTTGTATGATCATCTTGAGCAGCGTTGCCATGATTTGATGAAATTCGGCTCGCTCAGTTTGTCTTTGAGACCTATGAGGCGTCCTGCAGTATTcactctctttccttttctccgtCTTCATGCCGCGGAACAGCGCGAACGCTTTCCTTGTTGTCATAGCATCTAGAACGCCCCCTTTGTCCTGAAGGGGTATATCCATATGCTCCAATGGGCTGACGCAGTTAAACATGCACACCCAGAGTCCTTGTTATATTTCAGATATCCTCGCTTTTATTGAAGGGTCCTTTTTGGTTTGCATCTGAAATTTTATTTACCGAGTTCTTCAAAAGCTCAGTTCTCCTAGTGTTGGCAAGCCAGTTTTCTTGTACTTCAATATCTTAAAATTCATCCAGGTTCCAATTTTTCTACGTTTGGTTggttatttcaattttttggtaTTCCTTTTTGACCACCATCGAATTCTACAATTTATTTCAGATCATTTCTCTTATGAACGTGGTTGTAATACAGAAGACACCTTAAACCAAATCTCATAATTTGATGGGGCTTGAGCGATTCAATATAGTCACTTGCCCCAGCAGTCTATACCATTTGGAAGTGTTTGTGGCAGGTAGTTTACATTGTCGAGACCTTACTATCCCAATGTTTTAGGATAGTGTTTCCTTTCCGGGATTCTAACGTTGCTCGTTTGTTTTGAATCCCTTTTTTTCTGGGCGTATGCTACAATATTGGAGTATGGTTGGATAGTGAAACTTTGGTTCAAAACGTCAAAGGCTACCAGTAATTGCATTATGAATCTccgacttctgatcaatcttgGGCAAAATAAGAGGACATGCAATTTCATAAACTTGTATTCTATGTCCCTTCtgatttttgatgtttttcgtgtgaattttgaaattttggaaaaaggtGTATTTGTGCTGTTGAGGTTCTTGAGACCTACGATTAAAGTACTATATGTTTTAACAGTCAAATTGAACCATCGGCCAAGCCCAAAAAATTCAACTTTCTTAAGATAAAGCTTAACCGTATgaccttttttctgttttagcTACTAGTGAAATGCATCAGCTAGAGTTTCTCAACAATTTGCATGATCAATATTCCTTGTTTGactatttttgtattttcatcaATCTGATTGTGAATTTAGTCTAGCATGTGTGACTGGTTATTGATTGAACTAGAGTCGGGTATGTCTGACACTCTGTGGATAAGTTTGAGTATCTGCTGCAATGCATAAATGTGTGCGAATCTAACTGTTATACTAGTTTAATGTGTGCTCATATGGTGCGTTCATGGTCTCTTCCTTCCTTTGAGTGTTCAAATCTGATTGTTAAGTCGAGCAACATATAACAGAATGGACATTACTGGCTTCTTTGAACATTCAGTTTTCGTTTGGTGCAACTGTTTTATGTTCTAGTCAAGCTTAATTGTGGTAA encodes the following:
- the LOC116261747 gene encoding pentatricopeptide repeat-containing protein At5g66520-like; this encodes MMCNALSTGSPPSVLSPPPPIDRRQLTTTLASCTTMDELKQIHSQFIKVGLADDNDAIGRVVKFCASSDSGSLEYALQVFDKIPRPDSFIWNTLIRGHLQSGLDDSCINLYSEMVTRSVTPNRYTFPPVVQACCNMHRLEEGKQVHAHVFKHGFASDLYAQNNLIHLYTTCGELDGARRLFDKMDERDVVSWTAMFSGYAKCGRVDEARLLFDEMPVRNSVSWNAMIAAYVQNGRFQEAFALFERMQAEIGVDKYAAATMLSACTSLGALDQGKWIHACIEKSGMELDMKLATSVIGMYCKCGCLEKAFEVFRGLPKKRISSWNCMISGLAVHGQGREALDLLNEMEEEMVTPDDITFVAVLNACAHAGLVQEGRYYFDYMTRIYGIKPKMEHYGCMVDLLGRAGLQEEAKDFIDKMPMKPDAGVLGALFGACTIHGNVKLGEAIGKQVIELEPHNSGRYILLANLYASVGRWDDVASVRKMMNDRGVSKPPGCSMIELNGAVHEFIAGDRAHTQSREIYSMLTEMSSRLRSAGYVPETKGVLHDLSEDEKESPLHYHSEKLAIAFGLLHTRSGDTIRITKNLRVCPDCHSATKLISKLFDREIIVRDRNRFHHFREGNCSCKDYW
- the LOC116261948 gene encoding uncharacterized protein LOC116261948, with product MHGGEAKKLLGFPPNSHPTLSQVKAAYKQKAWETHPDRFPALQKSMAESNFKLISEAYSSLLVDQRYCSPAQASYVRVVRTGVPRGTGKSHPFLVKAPFLALMMATVSLGGAVAARTYLKQRKEFPSQHPFLP